A single window of Methylacidimicrobium sp. AP8 DNA harbors:
- a CDS encoding tol-pal system YbgF family protein, translated as MPSDRASFPPAGTGSRENLSLIAALVLLVAVVAAGIGIYAWQKHEEWLQEEKIASEYAKASSLSERLALIKRHRDIPQSALWLLQTASAQFQEGAYAEATKSFQEFLGSFPKHPLRPAALLGTAAGLEAEGKREEAIRSYRALIDEGSADPFRLVAEIQLARLDIEQKQYAPAKALLDAIRRRKPVNRFEGVVQELQDRLPP; from the coding sequence ATGCCGAGCGACCGCGCTTCCTTTCCACCCGCAGGGACGGGAAGTAGAGAAAACCTTTCTCTGATCGCCGCACTGGTGCTTCTGGTGGCGGTTGTCGCGGCAGGGATCGGAATCTACGCTTGGCAAAAGCACGAAGAGTGGCTCCAGGAGGAAAAGATTGCTTCGGAATATGCCAAAGCCTCGAGCCTGTCGGAGCGCTTGGCATTGATCAAGCGCCACCGGGACATTCCCCAGAGCGCCCTCTGGCTCCTGCAAACTGCCTCGGCTCAATTCCAGGAAGGAGCCTATGCCGAGGCAACCAAGAGCTTTCAAGAGTTCCTCGGCTCCTTCCCCAAGCACCCGCTGCGGCCCGCGGCGCTTCTCGGCACGGCGGCGGGATTGGAGGCCGAGGGAAAGCGGGAGGAAGCCATCCGCTCCTACCGTGCGCTGATTGATGAAGGATCGGCCGATCCCTTCCGGCTGGTCGCCGAAATCCAGCTCGCCCGGTTGGACATCGAGCAAAAGCAATATGCTCCGGCTAAAGCGCTTTTAGACGCCATCCGGCGGCGAAAGCCGGTCAACCGCTTCGAGGGAGTCGTCCAGGAGCTTCAGGACCGGCTGCCTCCGTAG